The Lepisosteus oculatus isolate fLepOcu1 chromosome 28, fLepOcu1.hap2, whole genome shotgun sequence genome includes the window GGAGTTGAAACTGTGGCAAGAAAGAGGAATTAGTGTATAAAGTGAAGAAAGAGctcattatattttcatttcaattgtATGCTGTTGTATacaattgaaattgaattttgtATTCTGGGAATATCATCCTAGGACTTAAACACTTACCCACATGTGGCCAAACTTGAGGTGGTTTGTCATTTTCCAGAACCTGCGATTTCTGAATCCATTGAGCAAAGAACTTCTGAACCATAGCTGTTACAGGTAAAGTGACACGACTGTGTCTGAAATGCTTGCAACCGTGCTGTgcttttctgaaatataaaaatgatataggcggaaagaaagaaatgttaacATAGCTGAAATAACCAATAGAAACCTTCCTCATCTATTACATAAGGAAAGTCTAAAATACAGCTTCTATTTGTTTCATAAAAGTCAGAAGGTGCTCATCACTTAGGGCTCTTAGAACTGTCCTGAAACCTTGCTCTCTACTTCTCTATTCCAAACTGGTTGGGAAGGTTTTTAGGTAATATTGGTGCTTTGAtccattgtttttgtttccaaCCAAACtagacatttctgtttttagtaAATTGGTGCTTTGTGTGGTTTAGTTTCACTTGTACCTTAAAACGTGGAGGCATTGATCACCTGGTTAACTTGGTATTTGCGGTTCAATGCAATCAATGTGGTTGCATTGGGTCTTTgtcaaatattgtttttgttcacAAAAAAGTAACATATGTAAGATAATTTTGATAGCAAATGACTAATTCTCTGCTAAGCCAGCTAAGTTCATATGCAATGAGCTCCTCATTCATTGTTTTGTGACATTCCTTATACCCACCTACCACTTCTATCGTTGCCCTAGTAGCATCTCCGTGCTGCCCATGGTAGAACTCATAAACGTACTATTCTTATGGGCTGATATTCACAGTGCAAATGTGTAATAACCTGAATGTCCACAGGATATTTATATATGATTCAAAATTTAATATGAGATTTTCTGGGAAACAGCTCTGTGAATCTTGACAGCAAGGAGAACAATTTGTGCACAATTGTGCTGCTAAAACAGATCAATTTCATGGAGAAGAAGTGACGGATTTGGCATTAATCAATTCCCAGTTTCCATTCAAACTCATACGCAGTAGTCATGCTACGAGGATAACGAAAGGTGAAAGATGTGTTGCTGGTTTTAATCATTGAGCAAATCTGAATCAGGTTTTAAGGTTCCATTTAGAGGGTTTTGCCAGccctgtcatttcctcagcttGGTGAGTTAACATCAAACACTAAAATATTCAATTGCaattccttatacagtatatattcattGTCTTATGGTCTCCCTTTGATGTGCATGACAGCTCTTTGACACCTCTCTTTGGCTCTCATACTTCCTAATGAGCATCAAATAAGATCTGGTACTTCCTAGAGAACTGAACAACGTTATTTCAATTTAACAATCTCACAACAGTATACACAATTGTTTTTATTGATGACACCATTACTTAGAAATACAGAAAACTGCTTCTTATTCATTCTTATTAACAACAAATACAGACATCAAATCAGTATTTTGATCAGTAACTGATACAGTTTGTAACAGTTAACTGGAGGCCCTTTTTAAATCAGAGACCACAAAATCCATTATTCATATTTTAGatcaattattaaattaagtcACATTTTCTCCCACCAACTCTATGAAATAAAGTTTGCAAAGACCCATAAAAGAAGCTCAATGGAAACTACAAAATATTGGGATTGTAATTTGCAGCTTGGAGGTCATCTTAAGTTTTAAATTGGACCTAATATGAGttcaaatacaaatattaatttgtttacaaaaaaCTAATAATTAGAAAACTGGAGTTAAAAGACTGATGCAAAGCAAAGTAGAAAAACGTTTAGGAATATTTAAGGTATAACGTTTATAGTACCTTAGCAAAAGTATCCACCCCTTTCAATCATGtatcattttgttgaattacaaaatggtacatgatgataaaaaatacttttttaatttttaaactaaatattttGAATCACTATTTGAATAATTAAACGTAAGTGAAACTTGAATGATTACATAAAAGTTAAATGTAAGCAAACGCTGCAAAGCAAATCAAAAATGCGAAAATTCTCACGTTTATAAACGAATGGaggtagtttaaaaaaaaacaccaaaaatggAAACGCAGGTTTCTTGCGATCAGTAGTACATCTCATGCAGAGTGTGCCATCTGCTGTTGAAGGAGTAGCCCCTCATCTCCAGGCACATGAGTGAAATATCCAGGGCGGAGGTGTGCAGCACAAGTCCAAGTCCTTGAGCGCTGCTGTGTCTTCAGAACTCTTATTTTTTCAGTCCCACTGATTTGCTTAATTGGATCAGTGTAGGAGCTCTTATTCAAAGACGCCTGTACACCTTGCTGGATTGCCAGGAGCCTGCCCAGCTACTGTTGACAACTACATCTCATGTTGTCAAAGCCAATAACATTGCTTGTTTCGAGAAAGAGCTGGCTATGATCCtcaaatcaattagctactaacgaCCAAACCAAAACtgtcttactgtatgtgtttatgttGTTATGAATTTAGCTCTCCAGGGACCAACACACGACAGCACTGAAACTGGAGAAATCAATATTGCAAATGTTCCTGCTGGAGATAGACTTGCCACTGTTAGGGGCATTCTGTCCATGGATGTAAGCTttacataaaaatacagtatacttattttaaaaagtttatttttgaaattttaaaGGCAAAATATTGTTTGTcgcaaaaaaagaaacagaatcagACTTGAAGAAGGCTGAGAAAAGTTCATGATGATTATGTTTTCTCACGTGGCTTTAAAGCTGGACAAATGGTATTAGGAAAATATTGTTTGTTGATATCAATCTTCTCACAGATGCTGAATCTTCTGTTCCTACATTCATCCGCAAAAAAACTCACCTTGGATATAATTGCACAATCCTTGTGAGTGTGGTTTGTATTACTAAAGGAAAACCTTTGAAAACAAGACACAGATATTAACCTTTGTAAGATAGCACATTGAAGAAAAGTCTGTTCTGCCAAACCTttagaataatttaaatttCTTAGTTAGCAAAGCTATTCAGCACAGCTCTCAGATCAAACTAGGGCAGATGTTTCAGACTCCTGAGCTGGGTCTTGTTCTAAATCCATTCAGAACTGTTctccaaaaagcaaaaattaaatcAGAAAAATGTACACAAGAAGTTGAAAATGCAGCCTTTCAtggaaatgattttttaaatgtttttcattaagTCAGTATAGGCACCTGCAAGCATTTAATATAATTAGTATAATATAAATCATAGTTATAATCTTAATTCTAATATTTTCCACATTTCAATTATCTgcatatatttattataataataacaataataataaaagtattttaaaagtgtcttctcaaagtgcttttcaTTATATACTATATAGATTAATTTGTATAAGATATAGtaaataatatacatatataactACAAGAGGGACAAACAAATGCACTTACGTTGAGTTAAAGGCTATGTTCCCCAGCCATTGCCACTGGTTAATACTCTCATTTTTCTTTAATCCAATCCAGTAATGGTAATTTCCTAAGAGATTTTGGCGGATAAATTCCTAGAAATGGTAACACAGGGACACCAATTAATCTGTTCTCTTCCATTCAGGAGAAATATTTAATAGTGAGACATATTATTTTTTACCTTATTATTTATGCTTTAAGAAGACATTAATGACAATTCTGAATAATGCCGTGCCTATGTCATTCCAAAACTTGCACCAACATGATAACAAACACAGTATGTCTTATCCTATGCATTTTATACTAGCACAGACCCTTCCCTTTCAAAATAGCTGTGGCAAAaccccaaaacagaaagaggagCATACACGGGTACAACATTCTTCAGTAGATTAGCCTTCAGTGCTTTAGACATGACATTATTCATTCCATGGTCATGGTAGTTCTGCTGTAAAAAGAAGTACTTGCTAATAAGTTTGTAAATTTAGTGGTATGCCAAATTCACTTTATCTCCATTTTGTCTCAGAATACTATAATTCTAACTTTTGGTTTGTGTAATGCTTGTGCAGAACCCTCCCGTTTAAATATAAAACCGCTCCATAAGTATATAATTGCATCTCATTTATCTACTACAATGTTAAAATGAGCCAATGAACTCTTAACCCATGTACATTTATATATGACAGACTCAAAGGCAGATCAATGAACTGTGTGTTTATATGAGGATCAATTTAGATTTCACTTTTTCACTCTTACTATGGTGTCTAAGTCTTTGATCACAACAAGTTGACCTCCTTCTTCAGAACAGATCTGGGCTGCAGTCTCCCATGTCTCATTTTGTTGGACAAATGAATAGTAAATCTGTTTATGTTTTATCCACTGGGAGAAAGAGAGTCCTTCATGTGGCCCTGAAAAAGTTAAGGTATGTGCATAAGAACCTCCATTCTTTGTTACATAATCAacagcaaaatatttaaatggatCATCCTGGGCAAAGTAAAATCAGTTTACACAGCTATATATCGTATATGGTAGAGCTGTACCtgtatgttttgtatttgtagACATATTCAGAGGAATAGCgggaaagaaagaaataaaatagatgAAATGGCACATCTCATTGTTTAATCGATACTGTAGGCTTGGTTGCATTTAACTGCTAAGGGGCTGTCAAGTTGCTCAACCAGTAAAGGTGCTCTATGAGAGCACAAGCTGAGCCCTCAGCTATAGATGTCACCACATTAAAGCTGACTGAAGCCATGATGGTAGCACACAATCATCAAAGTATTGCTGTGGCAGGGTGGGCAGGGTCTACTAGTGTTGCTGAAAGCTGTTCAGATAACTGTCCTGATTTGTGACTTGTCAAGAGTCTACAAGCTTTTAGTGAAATCAGTGGGGTATGGGATACTTGGGATACTTGGGAATTAGCTCCATGTCCCTTGTTCAGCTCCACAGAGCTTGCAGGATAGAGaaagacaaatggcttttaCAGGTGAATGTGCCAGAGGAGTATGTCTGCTTGCCTATTGCTCTCCTGAGTGGGTAAGGGAGTTACTGCTGGAGAGCCAGATCCTAAAAAGGAAAACTGCTGATTCCAAATTTTTCACAAAAATCAATCCAGAAAGAAACTTGCAAAACTGCAAAGACATCACTACAGTGACACATCAGGAGGTGATATATTGGTGGTTTTGAAAGTTTCTTTTTTAGTCCAAAATGGACTTAGACTGAGAAAAGCACTTGGTCCTTTTTACCATTACTGCCATAGAATGACAGCCTTACTTGTATTCCAGCCACACCATTTCTTGAGAAGTTGACAGCGATCTTCGTGTGTTGTGATGAGATTCTCCATGCACTGTTGGTCACAAGAcatctgctctctgtgtctcatggagtcaGGGCTGCACTTCTCTCTTTGCAAGTGGGCAACTAGAGGAACAGACAGATGTTTCCTGGAAGCCCTCTGTCCACTATGACATCTCCACGAGTAAGTAAAACGTACAACAGAAGATAAGCAAGTTGGCTACAGGTATTATTTCTGTAGATCAGCAGATCTACTTTAAGCCAAACTGTGGCACAACCCACCCTCCATGCTTGACTCATGATCTGTCAACTACAGTACTACACAGTCTAACTAAACAACACTGCTTTCGTGCACCTGTACATGGGCACTATTACACAGAAGAAATTAATAGTAATTTCAAATACTAAATGTCATTACAAGTCAGTTAGATACAGTATAGAATAATGAAACATTTGTAAAGGGTGCATATACTAATTCCTCAATACCTGTTACTGTGAGAgagatctgttttattttattataactaTGTAGTTTTTCTGCAGCTATATATTTGTGACTTGACAAAATTTAACTCCAACAGCTCCtgaatacaaaaataatgtgCCTTGGCTATTGTAGGTAAAATATTCTAGCAGACTGGTTGATTTAAATGCTGGATTCCAGTGCTGTTAACGTAGTGAGCATGTAGTATCGAAGTCACTGTTTACTTTGTGGTAATATTACAgtctgtgttttaaaatcttttaaattaatttcaatctgtttcacttacttgcaaggGTCAAGCCAAACACTATGATCAGAAGAACCAGCACAATTGTTCCCAGAACATAGACAACCTGTTTTGCTGTGgggaagaaataaataatttattatccATTCTGGTGATGAGGTATCATTAAATACAATATAGGTAAGACGTTCACCCAACACAGGAAAGTTTAGAAAGTCGCtgtcaaaatatttaatttctatgTCTACTTGCAGCCTTAAACattatgttaaaatgcccaTCAGATAAATGAATCACTTAAGGCAAGCATTTAGTTcttgaaaaggaagaaaaaaagaggaaatgtAAAAAAGACCAGTAAAAACATCTTAAACAGATTCAAACCatacagacacatacagtacaataggtAAAATCCATATCTGCCCTAAATCAGTTCTCCATTTACTTCTCGAAAAACGGTTTCTTCGTGTCATTTTAGTATTAAATTTATATTGTACACAATACTGAGATGTCATAATTGTATTTAATAGTGTTATACACTGCCAAATAAAAAGCCACCATCACCACAAAACACTAAAATGCTGCTGGTTTTCCTCAATTGGAAAAAATGTTTGAGATACTTATAGTACGTTTTTATCATTGTACAGAACTGATAATCAGTATAAATTTCAACTCTGTCATCACAAGGCAATGTGCATATATCAGTGTTGTATAATACAGATGAACATTCAACGTCTATTTCAGTTCAAATTACATCTTTATTTTTGaaagaagtactgtacttacaatACAATTGTGCTGATGGAGGGGTGTTGGATGGAGGGTTGACTGCCAGAGATGCCTCCTGAGCTGGATCTCtcttgaattttatttcagtgtAGGTCACGGACTCGGACATTGCTACTGCCTCTCTCCGACACCATCTGAAAAGAGTTAAGCATCTAAGAgtgagaaaagaaaggaaacggGGACAAAAACTGGAGGAAGTTGACAAAGATTGCACATagcttatttaaaactgtaaaaccaCAAAGCTACTTCTGAGTACTAGTTCAATTATATCTTCCTTATATGTGGGGTCTAATTTCTTTTGCAGGGTGCCAGCTTCCAATCTTGCCTCTAAATCTCCCCAATATTACACTAAAAACAATATTGGACATGCtaaattagtttatttttatacagctttattgtacttactgtattaaCTATTTTACTCTGCTTGTGTCAAACCCATGTAGAGATAAGACATTTGTTTTACTCATATTTGGTATAGCCAAATATGGAGAATTAAGTTAGTCTGCAAATACCTTAGCACCTTTCAACACAGCTTAGCATTTCACAATAATGCTCTAGAGCAAAAAAAGGCACAAGCATTAATCAGGCTTGATTATACCGATGATATGGCTACTTATGCAAGAAATGTCATATGACACTGAGCACAGGATGTATGTATAATGTCAAACAGGAAATATGCCTATGGAGCCACTTCCTTTAACCTTTCCTCCTGCTCATTACTCCTACTTTCTTCAATGCCTGCTTCACCTGATCTCTTTCCCCTTCTTTCCTTCCTTCTGCCCCATTTCATCATTTGTCCAGCCCACCAATGACTAATGTCAAATgcaattataatattttatcaaCTTATCAATGCAATGCATTCCTTGAAGAccagaaaatgtacatttttaatatgaacTGTGAGATACTAAACTAAAAGATGTAATCCATGAATGATTTGAGGCTTTAATGTTGACCCACTTTCATCATCTATTGTGGATCAGGAAGTAATAAAACTGTCCAATGTCCAATGTTTAAAGTTCATACTGCAGAATTCTGGATGTAGATTAACAATGTGGAAATGATGCAATACACACTTCATGCAGACTTCATTTTCAATGTCATGTGCAGTTTCCTCCTCCATGATACATGAAAGAGATTACTGtcctggatatacagtagtacagaaAGGCCTGACAGAAATGTCATATTCAGACAGATTAAGATAAATGAAACCTTTTAATCTACAAGAGAGAGGATCACAGTGGGGTTTGTTGCAGGTATGCAAAAACCTGAAAGGTGTAGGCAGATTCAGTCCTGTGGGACAGCTTTAAGATTAGCCACATTATGAATCTCAAGAGCTTCAATTTATCATAATAACATCTATTTGTAAAGCTTCTTACCAAACCCAAAGATACTGTACTCACAGGCGGTAAtgtataagaaataaaaacagacaaaataataaaaagtaaataaaattaaacaccaCCAGGCAGGACAAACTGTAAGATAGTCAGACACAGTAAAAAGGTGAGTTTTAAGTTTAGATTTGAAAAGGGTCAAAGAATTTGCCTCTCTATGGAAGAAGGCTATTCAATAACAAAGGATCAGCAACAGAAAAAGCACAGTCACAAGTAAAGTTCAGTGAGCAATTAAGATTAAAAGTGCTCAAGCTAGAAAACAGGAGACACAACCCTATGTGCAAACACAGGGCATCGGAAAACTAAATGACTGGTCACTGGAGAGCTGGGGCTGAACATATTGATGATCCACGTCAGACAATGAAACGAGAGAACCTGAAACCAATTGTCCACAACTTTGTAAGAGCGCTCTACAGAGAGATGCACGGACAAAAGAAATCAACgtttatcaaaataatatttaacaaCAGTTTATCCAAGAACAAAACCTTAGGAATATATTGAAGCTGTAGTACATTTCTCCAGTGAAATAGGATTACAAGGGTCTTTAACGAAAGCCTAATTGAAAATCTGATGCTTGCCCTTTTATTGTGCAAAACAAATGCACTATCACTTTTCACCACCAGAGGCCACTATGAGAACACTGCCACCACTTGTCTATTCGGATTTCATTCATGAGCTCTTTCCATACAACTCAATGATTGCAGCCTGCTGTCCACATGGATATGAAATGGGTGCTTAGAGGATGTTCAGGACTAAGCTGAGAGTTGAGATAGCCATGTTTGATGGACCAAAGAGGTGGTGTCAGAGAGATGGGCAGAGTGTTATCTTCACTGTTTGACCCAGGCAGACCAAGTCATCAAAACTGGATGACCAACACACCAGTGCCATCAACAGTAGACAACTGTGACCAGACAACTTTTGCAAGCTGTTTGCAGCAGCTCAGGAAGAGTGGCAGAACTTCCCACAGCAGTCTACTCTGAGGCTGATTAGGTCCATACATCAAAGCTCAGGGGTGTTCTaactttgtcattattttaatttgacagTCCGTCACACTACAAACTTGTGAAGATTCTTAAATCCATACTTTTGTTCACcatttctgtgattttctttGATACTGTATGCATGTTTAAACCACTTGACCGACTCCACTGACCTGAGGGCTGCATTTCTTTTAAGCTTCGGTATACTTCTGTTACAGAGGTATAGTGTGGCTACAGAAGGGCATGTGTgctttaacacagacaacatatGCATTCTTatgccaaaaacaaaataaaagctctCTCTTCAAGGTAAGAAAAGTACAAGCCTGCAGAAAGATTCTAGGAAAAAGATAGTATATATATGCTGAAATACAAAGTGACATTATGATTTAATAAGTCTAGATCTTGTGCAGTATTTCAAGGACATATTGCcgctatttattttaaattgtgcaCTGAGTGCAAAATACTGTCCTTCAAGCCAGTGGCAAAGGGCTTTCTGCCTTACACAGAGTACGAGACTGTGTCTCTGATCTtaaatgggatctttaatgagaaAGTTGTTAGAAGTTTGATTTAATATCACATGACAACGACAGCACCTAATGTAGCATAGTGTTCTCAGTCACCATACCAGAGCATTGGTTTGAAAACCCCGGTCAATACACAAGGACGCCACTTACTCACTGGCCAACACCTACAAACAGGTacctggaggcctcccatcccaGTGCTGATGAGGCCCAGCCTTGCATAGTTTCAGCTCAGTTGTAGCTCAGGCTACAAGACGGTAACACTGTTGCCCTGTGTAGAGATACATTTGTCCCATCTTTCTCTGGGTTTCTCTATTCCTACAAACCCATATTCTCTACGTTAATGTCTAAGCAATGACAGAGTCCAGATCCCATCACAGCTTTATTACATTTAAACTCTTTCTATGGTCTATGGCTTGTGCGATTATCTCCACGCTCATTACATTcctaaaaagcaaacaaacaacACCAGGCTGCTGTTGTGTGCCAGCTCTCTGCTGTACACCTTTCCAGAACCTCAGCAAGCACCCCTGGTATGTTACTGGTTATGTTATCGATGTGAATATTTTCAGTCACATTAACTGCTGGTGTTGTTTTGAAGTGAAGAAAAATGGTTACAAGCCATggtaaaatacaaacaaaaagatatataaaaaatagataTTAGAGTGTAATGCCATGAAAGAAATGAGGCACTTGATGTTCTTAGAACCCTCTAGAGACCTGACAGGCTTGTCCAGCTGCTTTCTCTGACTCTTGACAGGATTGGTACAGATCAAGAGGCTCCATCCTGGCAATGTCAGTAAGGAGCTGTCTCTAGTCTGCTGGCTCGGTTATTTATGAGACAGAATAGGGCCTTTGTTTCAGAACAGCAACGCCTGTTTGACCATCCTGGCTGGGAATGTACAGGGGGGAGGGGGTCTGGGGTTCTCAGTGATGTCAgggggggaaaaagaaagaaCCTTTGAAAACCAGCTTGTGAAAACCCCAAATGGAAATAAGACTGACAGATTTCAGCACTTGAGCAGCCAACACAACATGCAACAAACTCTGTTATGCATTTACTTACATTAGTAACTGATGGCTTTCTTGAAATAATTCATCTATTGCAACACATCTTTGTCCGTACAGTGACTTCTATGAAATGAGAAATAGATCATAGGACACACAGCCTTTGACTGATGTTGACGTGTACCTTAGACACAAAGATTCACAgttgagatgtacagtagatccAATATGGATCACTGATTGGTATAGCCCAGGTCTTTATAACTAGAGGAGGTAGCTTTCATTCAGAGTACAGCAATCCTCACCTCGTGGAAATGATGGAAAGGAATCAGATTTCTTCTTAGTTAGGGATGTTAACCCAgctgacctacagtacctaaaTTGAGCAAAAGTGCTGTCAACGTATTTTTCCCCCTTTAATTCAGTTGGTGAACTAATTCCTCACTTCTCCACCTACTGCACAAGGGTTCCTGACGCAAACGCCATCTGTGCGTCAACCAGGTGGATGCAAAGGGTCCCTCttcaatgtatactgtatatgtggacCGTTTGGGGTTAAGAAACTGTTTAAATGCAAGcttattatcattattgagcCCCATCTCCCATgtccctcctccacccctcccAGCGTGAAATTTAAAGGTAGGCAATACCCAGGAGAGCATGACATTCTGCCGGCCAACCTAGGTTTTCCCTGGTGTGCGCAGAGCTCGGAGACGGCAGGGCTGCGAGTCTTGCTTCAGCTCGGCGGCGCCTTTAACTGCTCCCCTCTCCCTGCCTCCCTCCTCGCCCCGTGCCTGTCGCGTCCTGGTCGCCACCCTGTGCGCGTCGCTCGCTCAATCTCCCCCGCGGAGCGCCTTTCTCTCCGACCCGTTCCTCTCTGGTGTGCAAGCGGACTGAAGACCGGGGTGTGTCGGGCGGGGAGTGACGGAGCGAGCGAGTGCGCCTTGGAAatccacagagcacacagaaaagagagaaaaaaagcgATGGTCCAAAATCAGAAACCGACACCGCCCGGGCTCGCACAGTAACCTGACACTTGTTCACCCCTCTAAAATAACTCGCGGGGTATCGCAGGCTTTTCCCACATGAAGAAGAACCAGAGCCCGGCCAAAGTCAACATGTCAGACTACCAGATCTCAGTGCAAGAACTTAACGAGCTGCTGTCAAACGGCAGCGGATTTTACAGCCTGCCTACACAGCACTACAATGAGGTATTTCCCAGGATTTACGTGGGTAACGCGTAAGTTTTCCATTTCTTCCAAACTGGATTCCAGTTATTTGCTATTTGCTCATTGCTCCCTCCGTAACAGAAGCAGCGTTATTTGAGAAAAGGTGTATCCTTCTCCTTAGCAACCCTAAACAAATCTGAGCAGGAGAAGGTGCGGTGCGGAACATAATGTCGTGTTGTTTTCATAACCTTCAGGATGTGCATCTTCCTGTCAAATCAAATGCATCACCtgatcttaaattaaaaatctgaTGTTTGTGGCCTACTTATAGTATGCATTCAGAtattcatttcaaattaatccaGAGACTAGAGTCACCCATTAATATCTGAATGTTATGTGTTTTTTAGTCTAGCAGTGTTTATTTGACACACAACCATTTTTATACGTACATCTTCAGTATCTGGTAGCTGATTTGAATGCTAGCATTCGTAGTTAATTATCATCAACTTTAAACTGTTAacaattattgttgtttttcgtACAATTGCTACTATTCATTACATCAACAGAACAATAACGCTACAGTAAAATACACAGTCGCTCATCGCTAGGGCTTGGTTAAAACTGTACAGTTGTAAAGGAGGGCTGTGGTATAGAGATAAGGATTTTAATGGAGAAATGGCCACttctatttattttctctgtcgGTTTAACTGTTTTCAGTGATGTTTTCAGGGTTGGGATTTGAAAATAAGCGACTCGAGCTTGGAACTGAGGGGCGTGCGCTCATTACGTGCTCATTATAGCGTGTCGCCAGTCAAGCTGACCTGTCTCGTGTGCACATTAAGGTCTCGTCGGTGTCTTCATGCACAAAGCACAAAGCAAACGCTCTTAGCTTCTTCGCATACAGCACAGTGCAGACAAGTGCACCTACTGGACATTTTGCACCTGAAAAGAAACGTCAAAATAAATCGCCGGCCCACCTGTTTCATTCTTTGTACTCCGGGACTTGGGT containing:
- the LOC107079260 gene encoding killer cell lectin-like receptor subfamily B member 1B allele A isoform X1; amino-acid sequence: MSCSPGWCRREAVAMSESVTYTEIKFKRDPAQEASLAVNPPSNTPPSAQLYSKQVVYVLGTIVLVLLIIVFGLTLAIAHLQREKCSPDSMRHREQMSCDQQCMENLITTHEDRCQLLKKWCGWNTRPHEGLSFSQWIKHKQIYYSFVQQNETWETAAQICSEEGGQLVVIKDLDTIEFIRQNLLGNYHYWIGLKKNESINQWQWLGNIAFNSTFSFSNTNHTHKDCAIISKVSFFADECRNRRFSICEKIDINKQYFPNTICPALKPREKT
- the LOC107079260 gene encoding uncharacterized protein isoform X2, whose translation is MSCSPGWCRREAVAMSESVTYTEIKFKRDPAQEASLAVNPPSNTPPSAQLYSKQVVYVLGTIVLVLLIIVFGLTLAIAHLQREKCSPDSMRHREQMSCDQQCMENLITTHEDRCQLLKKWCGWNTRIYPPKSLRKLPLLDWIKEK